The Lactuca sativa cultivar Salinas chromosome 2, Lsat_Salinas_v11, whole genome shotgun sequence genome includes a window with the following:
- the LOC128132298 gene encoding uncharacterized protein LOC128132298, with protein MKECKSEDPNKSTIFDEEFDVEKDLIEIEGLLEEAEFEELMKQSDKSTHRILVAVDYVSKWAEAQALPTNDGRVVVRFLKKLFSRFGVPKALISDRGTHFANDQLEKVLRKYGVTHKFSTSYHPQTSGQNEVTNRALKRILERSVGINRKEWSD; from the exons ATGAAGGAATGCAAAAGTGAAGATCCCAACAAGTCCACAATTTTTGATGAAGAATTTGATGTTGAAAAAGACTTAATTGAGATCGAGGGGCTGCTAGAAGAAGCTGAGTTTGAAGAATTGATGAAACAATCTGACAAatcaactcaccga ATATTGGTGGCGGTGGATTATGTATCCAAGTGGGCGGAGGCACAAGCTTTGCCAACTAATGATGGTCGGGTGGTGGTGCGCTTTTTGAAGAAACTATTTTCAAGATTTGGAGTCCCGAAAGCCCTTATAAGTGACCGAGGCACTCATTTTGCCAATGATCAACTAGAGAAGGTGTtaaggaaatatggggtaaccCATAAATTTTCTACATCGTACCATCCACAAACAAGTGGACAAAACGAAGTGACAAATAGAGCCTTAAAGAGAATCTTGGAGAGATCGGTGGGGATCAATCGGAAAGAATGGTCGGATTAg
- the LOC128132299 gene encoding uncharacterized protein LOC128132299: MPKYAKFLKELLTNRRKMEEVKKVVLNENCSAAMLNKLPKKKGDPGSLTLPCQFGNLATIHALADSGASVNLMPYSFIKKLNLPEPRPIRMAIHLANKTVTFPRGICEDLLVKVDKFVFPADFIILDMEADPQVPIILGRPFLNTASAIVDMRDSMLTLRVGDDSVTFGVDQAMKYARNSDSVLN; encoded by the coding sequence ATGCCAAAATATGCAaaattccttaaggaacttctcacgaatagaaGGAAGATGGAGGAAGTGAAAAAGGTAGTTCTTAATGAGAACTGCTCAGCTGCCATGCTAAATAAGCTACCAAAGAAGAAGGGTGACCCGGGGAGCTTGACTTTGCCTTGCCAATTTGGTAACTTGGCTACCATTCATGCTTTGGCCGATTCGGGAGCAAGTGTGAACCTCATgccatattcattcatcaagaagcTGAATCTCCCGGAACCAAGGCCAATTCGTATGGCGATTCATTTAGCAAACAAGACAGTCACTTTTCCAAGAGGCATATGTGAAGACTTATTGGTCAAGGTGGACAAGTTTGTATTTCCCGCAGATTTCATAATTCTAGATATGGAGGCGGATCCTCAAGTCCCGATCATCCTTGGTAGACCTTTCCTCAACACTGCAAGTGCTATAGTAGACATGAGGGACTCGATGCTTACTTTACGGGTAGGAGATGATTCAGTCACTTTTGGGGTTGATCAAGCTATGAAGTATGCAAGGAATAGTGATAGCGTTCTCAATTGA